From the Leptidea sinapis chromosome 42, ilLepSina1.1, whole genome shotgun sequence genome, one window contains:
- the LOC126976745 gene encoding uncharacterized protein LOC126976745, translated as MRLFRGPKRREVTGPQLQGQGSATPSPRRDAAVATQAPHDYTLVTALPAMVMEDDVKEMKKVFATWGRRMGKKLDMLKKTDCKEIEDTTSIKIETSEVDPSSVTGQYKKKQNWKTGRSTSDSTSCQNDNDTDSIRSGSRERSPSPFKSFFHRMGSTGMLNASKTQTLNNSKTTETFTNSPTLYRSCSTSHLSTYIKADDPSDDIDLQNNQNENKNSPSKQNHNILQTEETFVNSTKAVSCDNIPKLDGQQNSTSTKKPNFPYAFLRSKLSVLPEENNMSAHRSISMRQSFSERIDRKSPKFRRERLYLSNSRSEERYKSSDNISLHENIVYNNSKIKNDDEMSRNNLKSNSEIDGTPYPYRRVDDISRRSSMISHRPPLDYDPMLVPRNRNSLPVYEYSSALGSVQDLRTDLASSTQSIQQEILQAHRLSNYISSNESGYDSDGRPTDEYSNHSPPGYSCHLSNGSSGLNRDVHIGNFARQLSLNQKINGNRVQIPARRSSTPCALFPIDRSNSYGLENKSEEITKHTKNMSNHKITMDYNDSKPPPLPKKNFNKKVPFVYKTITLDERAQIRKNNLSQSLSFEHSSTPNLSDNIAISEHSSEILRLQDTDNIFGRGQCTKRFRKLRLIKSRLDESLGVYLAQHRADIDNSSSNYEIRYIVVKLDFDGIAHRDGRLRIGDEIVSVNGKVLRGLSSLKDVQHIVNSCSTEAAVEEGALFQRYQVDLVMAHDEINPLILSRIINNHPFENNTALRNTQSSVPPDIISQTIRKPANSNQISIETHFPTVNKYYVKEPSNNREQFNSHQKCEVGVQVNNSFLTSNQKSDDEKILERNYYTPHNSLQNITNIEISMRSPSSTRNNNTNYRPISFHSPRQPPIISAYENEIKENAHYIKNVPRLYQNRSFESIPEQLRSSSRSRFFSRVGSQRCSPNHLAHVSRHHRNENIQDHCSNSSQHHVEFWKGPGHKSLGFSIVGGTDSPKGQMGIFIKTVFPNGQAADKGSVCEGDEILSVNNVPTRGLSHAGAISLFKQVKEGKIELTLSRRRAPRSRSVEPLGKYRSDNN; from the exons ATGCGCCTCTTCCGCGGGCCGAAGCGCAGGGAAGTGACCGGGCCGCAGCTGCAGGGGCAGGGCTCCGCGACACCGTCTCCGCGCCGAGACGCTGCCGTCGCTACACAAGCCCCGCACGACTACACGCTCGTCACCGCACTGCCCGCCATGGTCATGGAAGACGACGTCAAAGAGATGAAGAaag tatTTGCCACGTGGGGTCGACGCATGGGAAAGAAATTAGATATGTTGAAGAAAACAGATTGCAAGGAAATTGAGGATACGACGTCTATCAAAATTGAGACCAGTGAAGTAGATCCTTCAAGTGTTACGGGACAatataagaaaaaacaaaattggaaGACGGGTCGCAGCACTTCAGACTCAACATCTTGTCAAAACGACAATGACACAGATTCTATCCGAAGTGGCTCGAGGGAAAGATCACCAAGTCCATTTAAATCTTTCTTTCACAGGATGGGATCAACTGGTATGTTAAATGCATCCAAAACGCAAACTCTAAATAATAGCAAGACAACGGAAACCTTCACAAATAGTCCAACACTATACAGAAGCTGCTCTACATCACACCTTTCAACATATATCAAAGCTGATGATCCTTCAGATGATATCGACTTGCAAAATAatcaaaatgaaaacaaaaattctcCCTCCAAgcaaaatcataatattttgcaGACGGAAGAGACATTTGTTAACTCTACAAAGGCTGTTAGTTGTGATAATATTCCGAAATTAGATGGACAACAAAATAGTACATCTACTAAAAAGCCAAACTTTCCATATGCTTTCTTGCGATCAAAATTATCAGTCTTACCAGAGGAAAATAATATGTCAGCTCACAGATCAATATCAATGAGGCAAAGCTTTTCAGAGAGAATAGATCGAAAGTCTCCCAAATTTAGAAGAGAACGTCTATATTTAAGCAATTCGCGATCAGAGGAGCGGTATAAAAGCAGTGATAATATATCACTTCACGAAAATATTGTgtataataattctaaaataaaaaacgatGACGAAATGAGTAGAAATAATCTTAAAAGTAACAGTGAAATCGACGGAACACCATACCCTTATCGACGTGTCGATGACATTTCTCGTAGATCATCCATGATATCACATAGGCCACCGCTTGACTACGATCCTATGCTCGTGCCAAGAAACAGGAATAGTCTTCCTGTATACGAATATAGCTCAGCCCTTGGATCAGTACAGGATTTAAGGACAGATTTAGCTTCCTCTACTCAAAGTATTCAACAAGAAATTCTTCAAGCTCATCGACTCAGTAACTATATCAGTTCAAATGAATCGGGATACGATAGTGACGGAAGACCTACCGATGAATATAGCAATCACTCACCGCCTGGATATTCCTGTCATCTATCAAATGGATCCAGTGGTTTAAATAGGGATGTACATATTGGAAACTTTGCTAGACAGCTAAGTCTTAATCAAAAGATTAACGGAAATAGAGTACAGATTCCAGCTAGAAGAAGTTCCACGCCTTGTGCTCTATTTCCAATTGATAGAAGTAATTCATACGGCTTAGAAAATAAAAGTGAAGAAATAACCAAACACACAAAAAACATGTCGAATCATAAAATAACGATGGACTACAATGATTCTAAGCCACCGCCTTTGCCTAAAAAGAACTTTAATAAGAAAGTTCCTTTTGTTTACAAGACTATAACACTGGATGAACGTGcacaaataagaaaaaataacttGTCACAATCACTCTCGTTTGAGCATTCGTCGACGCCAAACCTCAGTGATAATATTGCGATTTCAGAACACAGTTCCGAAATACTTCGTCTTCAAGATACAGATAATATCTTTGGACGAGGGCAGTGCACAAAACGGTTTAGAAAGCTGAGGCTAATTAAATCAAGACTAGATGAGAGTTTAGGTGTTTACCTCGCTCAACATAGGGCAGACATTGATAATAGTAGCTCCAACTACGAAATACGTTACATTGTTGTTAAACTTGACTTCGACGGTATTGCACACAGAGATGGCAGACTTCGAATAGGCGATGAAATAGTTAGTGTTAATGGCAAAGTTCTTCGAGGCTTATCTTCATTAAAAGATGTGCAACACATCGTTAATTCTTGCTCTACAGAAGCTGCAGTGGAAGAAGGTGCATTATTTCAAAGATATCAAGTAGATTTAGTTATGGCACATGATGAAATAAACCCACTTATACTAAGTAGAATAATAAACAATCACCCATTTGAGAATAATACTGCTTTACGAAATACACAATCCAGTGTACCTCCTGATATTATATCACAGACAATCCGGAAACCCGCGAACTCTAACCAAATATCTATCGAGACTCACTTTCCaaccgtaaataaatattatgttaaggaGCCGTCTAATAATCGCGAACAATTTAACTCCCACCAAAAATGTGAAGTTGGCGTTCAAGTAAATAACAGCTTTTTAACATCTAATCAAAAGAGCGACGACGAAAAAATACTAGAACGAAATTATTACACACCGCATAACtcattacaaaatataacgaaTATAGAAATATCTATGCGATCACCATCTTCAACAAGGAacaataatactaattataGGCCTATCTCATTCCATAGTCCTAGACAACCACCGATTATTTCAGCTTAcgaaaacgaaatcaaagaaaACGCACactatataaaaaatgttcctAGGCTTTATCAAAACCGATCGTTTGAAAGCATACCAGAACAGCTGAGATCAAGTAGCCGGAGTAGGTTTTTCAGCAGAGTGGGCTCACAAAGATGTTCACCAAATCATTTGGCACACGTCTCCCGCCATCATCGAAATGAGAACATCCAAGACCACTGCTCCAACAGTTCACAGCATCACGTCGAATTTTGGAAAGGCCCAGGGCATAAAAGTCTTGGTTTTAGTATTGTTGGTGGAACAGATTCGCCAAAGGGACAGATgggaatttttattaaaacagtttttccAAACGGTCAGGCGGCTGACAAAGGCTCCGTATGTGAAG GTGATGAAATCTTATCAGTGAACAATGTGCCAACACGGGGCTTAAGTCATGCCGGAGCAATATCGCTTTTTAAACAAGTTAAGGAAGGAAAGATTGAATTGACGCTTTCAAGAAGAAG AGCTCCTAGGTCAAGATCTGTTGAACCTCTTGGGAAATACCGCAGTGATAACAACTAA